Below is a window of Thermofilum sp. DNA.
GCACTGCGCTGAACACGCGTGCACTGAAGTGCCCGTTAGACTCCCAACAAACCCTCATCACCCTCCCCTTGAACCTCTCTCTGAGCAGGCTGGCTACCCGGAGCGCGTGCGAAACCTGCGGCGAGGGGTCTCCGCCGAAAAAGCAGACGCAGGTGGTCGGCCTCCGCAGAGCAGCTTCGACGAGCTCTTCAGCGCTCACGCGGGGGCTGCGGCTAGATAGCAGCCGCCTGTAGAACCAGTTCTGGCAGAAGAGGCAGTTCGAGTTGCAAGCACCGTAGAACACCGCGAGGTTCGCGTAGCCGTCCTCGCAGCCCGGGCTCACCGCCCACTTCGGGTAGCCCAGCCCCGTAGCCCCCGGGCAGAACCAGAAGGCGACGCAGTTCGTCGGGTGGGGGTCGTAGTAGTACTCCAGGATCCCTGTGCGCGGCGCGCCAGCAAGGTTCACCAGCCTTCCCTCCTCGTTGCGCACGAGCCCGCAGTAGCCGACACCACCCTCCGGGATCTCGCAGCCCGCGTCGCATAGCCCGCACCTCAGCCCCTCCCTGCTCCTCGGCGGCTCTGGCGGAAGGCCTAGCCTGGCCCGCTCGGCCCTGTGAGCCTCCATAGCTACTTCCACAGCCTTCGGGTCGCTCCTCAAGCACTCAGCGCACACCCCCAGCGCTGAAGAGATCAGCATGGAGCGGCGCCCGCAGACTTTACACTCCCCCACCTCCAGCTCCGTAGCATCCCCGAAGAGCTCACCCTTAAAGCTGACCGTGCCTGGAGGCGCGGAGCTCCGCCGGCCGCCCCTAAGCCCCTAGGCGAGGGAGGGGTAGTGGAGGTAGCGCAGCCCGAGGAGCTTAGCCACCGCTCTGAGCTCTTCGACGACGTTGCCCGGGATGAACACGTGGTGGTTTGCAGGCGCGGCGCGCGGCAGCTCTTCAGCCCAGGGCCCGAGCTCGACGAGCGCTTGCGTCCTGCAGGCTGCCCCGCTCAGCAGCCCGGACTCCACAACCTTCGCTAGCCCTGCACCCAGCACCGCGAAGTCTGGGGAGATCGAGGCGATCGTGTAGGTGCTGTGGGCCAGCTTCCCCGAGAGAGCGTGCGGGTAGCCGGACTCGAAGTGCGGGAGCACTCTACCGCTCTCAACCATGTTGAAGGCGATCGTGCAGTGGGAGAAGACCCCCCGGGTCCCGCTGAACGCGGTAGCGTTAGCGATCCACCCCGCGTACCCTGTCAGCTCCCTCGAGACCAGCATGAGCAGCACTGCCTGAAGGTCCGCTTCGCACGCCGTGACGAGCCCTTCCGCGTTCAGCTTCGCGAGCGCGAGGCAGGGCGTCACCCCGCGCTTCACAAGGTAGTCGAAGCAGTCGATCGCCACGGCGTCAAACCTCCCGAAGAGCTCCCGCAGGGCCGCGTACACCCTCCCCACTTCGAGAAGCTTCTCCCCGGAGACGCCGAACGCTTCCCCCACCTCCTTGGCCAGCGCCCGGGAAACTGCCTCGTCAGCCTGCTCCACCATGCGCTCGAACTCGCTTTGAGTGATCAGCTCCACCCTGGCGCCCAAGCGGCGCTCGAGAGCCTCCGCCTGAGGAGGTAGAGCGTCTTGGATCACCGCCACCCTGACGCCGTGAAGCTTCGCAGCGGCGAGCACCGCTCTTGCTAAGCGCCGCCCCCGCTCCGCGCAATCCCCGCTCCACGGGCTGTAGCAGGGTGAAAGCCAGACCCGAACCCCCCTCGCCTCCAGCTTGTACCGGGCGGAGATCGCTGAAGCGAGGCTGTTGTGCTCCCCGTGAGCAAGCATAGCGACTGCAGCGAAGCCGCCCGCGCTCACGAACTCCTGGGCCAGCTTACTCGTCCCACCGGTCAGGAAGAGGAGGATCGGCAAGCCGCCGGCAGCCGAGGACCCAGCCCTCCTAGCCTCCTCGACGCTAGTGACCACGTCTACCTCCTCCACAGCGCTCCCGAAGGCGGTGCGCAGCGCAGCCAGGAGCTTCGAGTAGTACTCCTCGCCGTGCAGCCTCGAAGCTAGAGGTACGAGGACTGTTCTCACCGGCATAATGGCCTCATGGAGGGCAGACAAAAATCCCTTGCTTAGCTGTTACCTCCCAAGTTCTCGTACCGGCCATAGCTTTCAAGCGAAGGCTTAGCCAGTTAAACTGCCGGCAAGCTTTTTCGCTTCCTCCAGCGACCTCTCCGTGCGCCTTCTCAGCTCTTCTCTCGCAGCTTTGTCGACACGGACCCTAAGCAGCATCTCCATGGTCTCTGAAATGCTTTCCTCATCGTTAAGGAAAAAGAGCGCGTAGCCGCCGAAAAGCTCGCGAAGCGTTTTAGTCGAAGACACTGCGAGAGGCTTCGCTAAGGCTACCGCCTCCCAGGCTGCCATCATCGCAGTGTACTCCCTCGTGGTTGCTGCCACAACCCCCCTCGCGCACGCCAGGAGCCTGTAGTACTCATCATCCGGAAGGAATCCGGTGAACTTAACGCGCGGGTTTTCGTAGCGCTTAAGCCAAGGCCTCCTCCCCCAATTACCCGTTACGAATAGCTTGACGTCTCCCCTAACCCTGTGGAAAGCTTTCACCACCTGCTCGACAGGCTCAGGGAGCGAACGAAGCAGGCATAACTAAGTACTCTTCCCCCTCCGGGCATTTCCAGGCGTAGCGGCTGCGGAGCCGCTGCTCGAGCAGCGGCCAGGGATCGTAAACGACGAGGATCCTATCCTCCCAGCTGTGCGGCAGCAGTTCTAAAACCTGGTTGTTGTGTACGATAACAGCATCGCATCTTTCGAGAAGCTTCTTGAAAGGCGCGTTGAGGACGAAACTTTTCCAATCGTCGTGCACGAGAAACCCGCTGTGTACATCAGCCACCAACCTAAACCCGTATACTCTCTTAAGGGTCACAGCTTCAGCGAGGAGGGGACCCTGGGGGAGTTGAATCCACACGTTCCGTGCTGTCGAGCGCCGCAGCAGCTGAGCTGTTCCCGCCATAGCCCTTAAGTAAGGCGGGAATCCCGGAAGAAGCCACTTTCATCCCGAGCAGCTCTGCGAGCAGCTCTGTTCTTCTAGAGAGGCGCCGCCAAGCGATAAATAAACCGCATCATCTGCTACAACTCTGCGTGGTAGTTTTTAATAGCTTCACAGACGTCGGGAAGATCCCCCCTTAGGCTGCGGGCAACGTAGTACCTCCACATCAGCTTCACAAGCTGCTTCTTCACAGCTATCGGCACCCCTTGTGCGCCGTACACGCGCAGGTGAACCCAGACCGTTGGTGCCAGGCCAACCACGGGCCTCACAAGGGAGAGCCACGCGCCGAGCCGCGACCGCGGCACACTGTAGCTCTCTGCGACTATACCGTACTTCAAAGCTACTTTGAGCGCTTGCTTTATTTGCTGCTTCTCCCTGCTGAAAGTCAGCGGCTCTGGAGGGTGGAGGTGCGTCACGCCCACCGGGTTGACCACGTACCTGTACCCCCTGCACCGCACGTAGTGGTGAAGCCACGCGTCCTCGAGCACGTGCAGCTCCGGC
It encodes the following:
- a CDS encoding radical SAM protein, which codes for MGECKVCGRRSMLISSALGVCAECLRSDPKAVEVAMEAHRAERARLGLPPEPPRSREGLRCGLCDAGCEIPEGGVGYCGLVRNEEGRLVNLAGAPRTGILEYYYDPHPTNCVAFWFCPGATGLGYPKWAVSPGCEDGYANLAVFYGACNSNCLFCQNWFYRRLLSSRSPRVSAEELVEAALRRPTTCVCFFGGDPSPQVSHALRVASLLRERFKGRVMRVCWESNGHFSARVFSAVLKTSLESGGIVKFDLKAWTPSIYKALTGRDVGAVLENAKRAMELARERPEVPLFTASTLLVPGYVDVEEVRAIAKFIASVNPETPYSLLAFHPDFRMRDLPATSRRHALEALKAAREEGLSSVHIGNPWLLTRHDYPV
- a CDS encoding glycosyltransferase, with amino-acid sequence MKAFHRVRGDVKLFVTGNWGRRPWLKRYENPRVKFTGFLPDDEYYRLLACARGVVAATTREYTAMMAAWEAVALAKPLAVSSTKTLRELFGGYALFFLNDEESISETMEMLLRVRVDKAAREELRRRTERSLEEAKKLAGSLTG